From a region of the Microbacterium sp. nov. GSS16 genome:
- the ilvN gene encoding acetolactate synthase small subunit has protein sequence MSTHVLSLLVEDTPGILTRVAGLFARRGFNIHSLAVGVTEVAGISRITVVVDVDALPLEQVTKQLNKLINVIKVVELEPSSSVQREHMLIKVRTDNNTRSNVLEIVNLFRASIVDYAPDAVVVEVTGDQGKVQALLRALEPFGIKELAQSGLLAIGRGGKSITERVLRG, from the coding sequence ATGTCCACACACGTGCTGAGCCTCCTCGTCGAGGACACCCCGGGCATCCTGACCCGCGTCGCGGGCCTCTTCGCCCGCCGCGGGTTCAACATCCACTCGCTCGCCGTCGGCGTGACCGAGGTCGCGGGCATCTCCCGCATCACGGTCGTCGTCGATGTCGACGCCCTGCCGCTCGAGCAGGTCACCAAGCAGCTGAACAAGCTGATCAACGTGATCAAGGTCGTCGAGCTCGAGCCGTCGAGCTCGGTGCAGCGCGAGCACATGCTCATCAAGGTGCGCACCGACAACAACACCCGCTCGAACGTGCTCGAGATCGTCAACCTGTTCCGGGCGTCGATCGTCGACTACGCCCCGGATGCCGTGGTCGTCGAGGTCACGGGCGACCAGGGCAAGGTGCAGGCGCTGCTGCGCGCACTCGAGCCCTTCGGCATCAAGGAGCTCGCCCAGTCGGGCCTGCTCGCCATCGGCCGCGGCGGCAAGAGCATCACCGAGCGCGTCCTGCGCGGCTGA
- a CDS encoding acetolactate synthase large subunit translates to MTPESATAVPRPPARPSAAPEISGAEAVVRSLEKLGVTDVFGIPGGAIMPVYDPLMDASGLRHVLVRHEQGAGHAAEGYAAATGKVGVCIATSGPGATNLVTAIADAYMDSVPMVAITGQVFSTLMGTDAFQEADIVGITMPVTKHSFLVKTAEEIPGAIAAAFEVASTGRPGPVLVDITKDAQQQIAPFVWPPRIDLPGYRPVTKAHGKQIQAAATLLAESKKPVLYVGGGVIRAHASAELLTLAESTGAPVVTTLMARGAFPDSHPQHLGMPGMHGTVPAVLALQESDLIVSLGARFDDRVTGKAALFAPNAKVVHVDIDPAEISKIRTADVPIVGDVRDVLVDLDTAFRGAIAGGTPDTEEWWSYLDGLKSEFPLGYAQPEDGLMSPQYVIQRIGELTGPEAVYASGVGQHQMWAAQFIKYERPNSWLNSGGAGTMGYSVPAAMGAKVAEPDRVVWAIDGDGCFQMTNQELATCVINNIPIKVAIINNSSLGMVRQWQTLFYEGRHSNTDLNTGHGTVRIPDFVKLAEAYGCLALRVEKQEDVDAAIRTALETDDRPVVIDFVVSADAMVWPMVPQGVSNSYIQYARDHAPAFDEEI, encoded by the coding sequence ATGACTCCTGAATCTGCGACCGCCGTGCCGCGGCCGCCCGCACGTCCCTCCGCAGCTCCCGAGATCTCAGGGGCCGAGGCCGTCGTCCGCTCGCTCGAGAAGCTCGGTGTCACCGACGTCTTCGGCATCCCCGGCGGCGCCATCATGCCGGTTTACGATCCGCTCATGGATGCCTCGGGTCTGCGTCACGTGCTGGTCCGGCACGAGCAGGGCGCGGGTCACGCCGCCGAAGGCTATGCCGCGGCCACCGGGAAGGTCGGCGTCTGCATCGCCACCTCCGGCCCCGGTGCGACGAACCTCGTCACCGCGATCGCCGACGCCTATATGGACTCGGTGCCGATGGTCGCGATCACCGGTCAGGTGTTCTCGACGCTGATGGGAACGGACGCCTTCCAGGAGGCCGACATCGTCGGCATCACCATGCCGGTGACCAAGCACTCGTTCCTCGTCAAGACCGCGGAGGAGATCCCCGGCGCGATCGCCGCGGCGTTCGAGGTCGCCTCGACCGGCCGCCCCGGCCCGGTGCTCGTCGACATCACCAAGGACGCACAGCAGCAGATCGCACCGTTCGTGTGGCCCCCGCGGATCGACCTGCCCGGGTATCGCCCCGTCACCAAGGCGCACGGCAAGCAGATCCAGGCCGCGGCCACCCTGCTGGCCGAGTCGAAGAAGCCCGTGCTGTACGTCGGTGGCGGCGTGATCCGCGCGCACGCCTCGGCCGAGCTGCTGACGCTCGCCGAGTCGACCGGCGCGCCCGTCGTGACCACGCTGATGGCCCGTGGTGCCTTCCCCGACTCACACCCGCAGCACCTCGGCATGCCCGGCATGCACGGCACGGTCCCGGCTGTGCTGGCGCTTCAGGAATCCGACCTCATCGTCTCGCTCGGCGCGCGCTTCGACGATCGTGTCACGGGCAAGGCCGCACTCTTCGCCCCGAACGCGAAGGTCGTGCACGTCGACATCGACCCTGCTGAGATCTCGAAGATCCGTACGGCCGATGTGCCGATCGTCGGCGATGTGCGCGATGTGCTCGTCGACCTCGACACGGCCTTCCGCGGCGCGATCGCGGGTGGGACGCCGGACACCGAGGAGTGGTGGTCGTACCTCGACGGGCTGAAATCCGAGTTCCCCCTGGGCTACGCCCAGCCGGAGGACGGCCTGATGTCGCCGCAGTACGTCATCCAGCGCATCGGCGAGCTCACCGGCCCCGAGGCGGTCTATGCGTCCGGGGTGGGGCAGCACCAGATGTGGGCGGCGCAGTTCATCAAGTACGAGCGGCCGAACTCCTGGCTGAACTCGGGTGGCGCGGGCACCATGGGCTACTCCGTTCCGGCGGCCATGGGCGCGAAGGTGGCCGAGCCCGACCGCGTGGTCTGGGCCATCGACGGCGACGGATGCTTCCAGATGACGAATCAGGAGCTCGCGACCTGCGTCATCAACAACATCCCGATCAAGGTCGCCATCATCAACAACTCGTCGCTCGGCATGGTGCGCCAATGGCAGACGCTGTTCTACGAGGGCAGGCACTCGAACACCGACCTGAACACGGGACACGGCACCGTGCGCATCCCCGACTTCGTCAAACTCGCCGAGGCGTACGGCTGCCTCGCGCTGCGAGTCGAGAAGCAGGAGGACGTGGATGCCGCGATCCGGACGGCACTCGAGACCGACGACCGTCCGGTCGTGATCGACTTCGTCGTCAGTGCCGACGCGATGGTCTGGCCCATGGTGCCCCAGGGCGTCAGCAACAGCTACATCCAGTACGCGCGTGATCACGCCCCGGCATTCGATGAGGAGATCTGA
- the ilvD gene encoding dihydroxy-acid dehydratase — protein MSTRDSQPGMSGAQPDIDIKPRSRVVTDGIEATTSRGMLRAVGMGDADWEKPQVGIASSWNEITPCNLSLDRLAQGAKEGVHSGGGYPLQFGTISVSDGISMGHEGMHFSLVSREVIADSVETVIMAERLDGTVLLAGCDKSIPGMLMASARLGLSSVFLYAGSIAPGWVKLSDGTEKNITIIDSFEGVGACRAGRMSEEDLKRIECAFAPGEGACGGMYTANTMASVAEALGLSLPGSAAPPAADRRRDYFAHRSGEAVVNLLRQGITTKDILTKESFENAIALAMALGGSTNVVLHLLAIANEAGIELSLHDFNRIGSRTPHVADMKPFGQYVMNDVDRHGGIPVIMKAMLDEGLIHGDALTVTGKTVAENLRDLNPDPVDGDVIHTFDNPIHASGGITILHGSLAPEGAVVKSAGFDADVFEGPARVFERERGAMDALAAGEINAGDVIVIRYEGPKGGPGMREMLAITAAIKGAGLGKDVLLLTDGRFSGGTTGLCIGHIAPEAVDAGPIAFVRDGDLIRVDIAARSLELLVEEAELSSRREGWEPLPPRYTRGVLAKYSRLVRSAAQGAVTG, from the coding sequence ATGTCCACCCGCGATTCTCAGCCCGGCATGTCGGGCGCCCAGCCAGACATCGACATCAAGCCCCGCAGCCGCGTCGTCACCGACGGCATCGAGGCGACCACCTCCCGCGGCATGCTCCGCGCCGTGGGCATGGGCGACGCCGACTGGGAGAAGCCGCAGGTCGGCATCGCATCGAGCTGGAACGAGATCACGCCGTGCAACCTGAGCCTCGACCGGCTCGCACAGGGCGCGAAGGAGGGCGTGCACTCGGGTGGCGGGTACCCCCTGCAGTTCGGCACCATCTCCGTCTCGGACGGGATCTCGATGGGCCACGAGGGCATGCACTTCTCACTGGTGTCTCGCGAGGTCATCGCCGACTCGGTCGAGACGGTGATCATGGCCGAGCGCCTGGACGGCACGGTGCTGCTCGCCGGCTGCGACAAGTCGATCCCCGGCATGCTGATGGCCAGCGCTCGCCTCGGCCTGTCGAGCGTGTTCCTGTACGCGGGATCGATCGCGCCCGGCTGGGTCAAGCTCTCTGACGGCACCGAGAAGAACATCACGATCATCGACTCGTTCGAGGGCGTGGGCGCGTGCCGAGCGGGCCGGATGTCTGAGGAGGACCTCAAGCGGATCGAATGCGCGTTCGCGCCGGGTGAGGGCGCGTGCGGGGGCATGTACACCGCCAACACCATGGCATCCGTCGCCGAGGCGCTCGGCCTGAGCCTTCCCGGCTCGGCTGCGCCACCGGCGGCCGACCGCCGCCGCGACTACTTCGCGCACCGCTCGGGCGAGGCAGTCGTGAACCTGCTGCGTCAGGGCATCACCACGAAGGACATCCTCACCAAGGAGTCGTTCGAGAACGCCATCGCGCTGGCGATGGCGCTCGGCGGCTCGACGAACGTCGTGCTGCACCTGCTGGCGATCGCCAACGAGGCGGGAATCGAGCTGTCGCTGCACGACTTCAACCGCATCGGAAGCCGCACCCCGCACGTGGCCGACATGAAGCCGTTCGGTCAGTACGTGATGAACGACGTCGACCGTCACGGCGGCATCCCGGTGATCATGAAGGCGATGCTCGACGAGGGCCTGATCCACGGCGACGCGCTGACCGTCACCGGCAAGACCGTCGCCGAGAACCTGCGCGACCTGAACCCGGATCCCGTCGACGGCGACGTGATCCACACCTTCGACAACCCGATTCACGCATCGGGCGGCATCACCATCCTGCACGGCTCGCTCGCTCCTGAGGGTGCCGTGGTGAAGTCCGCGGGCTTCGACGCGGACGTGTTCGAGGGTCCGGCACGCGTGTTCGAGCGCGAGCGCGGGGCGATGGATGCCCTGGCGGCCGGGGAGATCAACGCCGGCGACGTGATCGTCATCCGATACGAGGGCCCCAAGGGCGGACCCGGCATGCGCGAGATGCTCGCCATCACCGCGGCCATCAAGGGCGCGGGCCTCGGAAAAGATGTACTACTGTTGACGGACGGACGATTCTCAGGCGGCACAACCGGCCTGTGCATCGGCCACATAGCACCCGAAGCCGTGGACGCAGGTCCTATCGCCTTCGTGCGCGATGGTGATCTGATACGGGTCGATATCGCGGCTCGCTCCCTCGAGCTACTCGTCGAGGAGGCTGAGCTGAGCTCCCGCCGTGAGGGCTGGGAGCCCCTTCCCCCGCGCTATACCCGTGGCGTCCTCGCCAAGTACTCCCGTCTCGTGCGCTCCGCCGCACAGGGCGCGGTGACCGGCTGA
- the otsB gene encoding trehalose-phosphatase — translation MTREWHPGASDPAVSAIARTQRLLVALDFDGTASELVADPMSARAIPEVQKALVDLTALPHTTVAFISGRSLVHLREIAEHGDDSPIVLAGSHGAQYWYPGEGEAGADAEDPDRMLRDALLEELAPLLSAYPGVELESKTFGIGIHGRPARPEVEQEAFTAVDEVFARRARHWRRRTGDRILEYSSRDEGKDTAIAVLRAHTGATGILFAGDDVTDEDALRVLTRDDLGVRVGPGETAATLRVGSPQQVAELLEVIASERAARPE, via the coding sequence ATGACCCGCGAGTGGCATCCGGGCGCATCCGACCCGGCCGTGTCGGCGATCGCCCGCACGCAGAGGCTGCTCGTCGCGCTCGACTTCGACGGCACGGCGTCCGAGCTCGTCGCCGACCCGATGTCGGCGCGCGCGATCCCCGAGGTGCAGAAGGCGCTGGTCGATCTCACCGCTCTGCCACACACGACGGTGGCCTTCATCTCCGGACGCAGCCTCGTGCACCTGCGCGAGATCGCCGAGCACGGCGACGACTCGCCGATCGTGCTGGCCGGATCCCACGGCGCCCAGTACTGGTACCCCGGGGAGGGCGAGGCGGGGGCTGACGCCGAAGACCCGGACAGAATGCTGCGCGACGCCCTGCTCGAAGAGCTCGCACCCCTTCTGAGCGCGTATCCCGGGGTCGAGCTGGAGAGCAAGACGTTCGGGATCGGCATCCACGGTCGCCCCGCACGGCCCGAGGTGGAGCAGGAGGCCTTCACAGCGGTCGACGAGGTGTTCGCGCGCCGCGCCCGGCACTGGCGCCGCCGCACCGGCGATCGCATCCTCGAGTACTCCTCGCGCGACGAGGGGAAGGACACGGCGATCGCGGTGCTGCGCGCGCACACAGGTGCCACCGGCATCCTGTTCGCCGGCGACGACGTCACCGACGAAGACGCACTGCGGGTGCTCACCCGTGACGACCTCGGCGTGCGCGTCGGACCGGGGGAGACAGCCGCCACGCTGCGTGTGGGATCCCCACAGCAGGTCGCCGAACTTCTGGAAGTCATCGCGTCGGAACGGGCCGCCCGACCGGAATAG